The DNA region GACGTTCTCAGGGGTGGTGCGTGGAGATAAAAGATGCGCTTGAAATAGTCAGCCAGACCAACCCGGGGATGGTGCGCTCACACAATGAGGATAGCGTCACCTACGACGCCGAGATCGGATTGGTGGTGCTGGCGGACGGTATGGGCGGCTATAATGCCGGCGAAGTGGCGAGCGGGATAGCGGTTTCCGTGCTGTCCAGCGAGGTGCGCCATCATCTGGAAGGTGCCCGCCCGGAGCAGCTCGACGATTCCGGCGAAGAGCTCGGGATGACGTTGCTGCGCGACAACGTGAAGAAGGCCAACCTGTCCATCTTCCGTGCCGCACAGAGCCAGCCGCAATATGCCGGCATGGGGACGACCATCGTCACGGCGCTGTTCTACGATGACCGCGTGGCGGTGGCACATGTGGGCGATTCGCGCATGTATCGATTGCGCGGCGACACATTCGAGGCTGTCACGCGCGATCATTCGCTGTTGCAGGAACAGATAGACGGCGGGCTGATCAGCAAGGAGGATGCGCGGCTGTCGAAGAACAAGAACCTGGTGACACGGGCTGTCGGTATCGACGACGACGTGGTGCCGGAGATCCAGGTGCTGGAGGTGCAGGTCGGGGACATCTATCTGCTGTGTTCCGATGGCCTGAACGATATGGTCGAGGACGAGGATATCGGCATGACCCTGCAGATGCTGCAGAACAATCTGCCGCTGGCCGCGACGCAGCTGGTGCAACAGGCCAACGATAATGGCGGACGTGATAATGTGTCGGTCATTCTGGTCAAGGTGAAAGGACGTTTCTCCGCCCCATTGGGTTGGTGGGCGAAGCTGCGTGCCTGGTTCGAAAGTTGAAGTGACAAGAATTAACTACGGGGATTGATGATATGCCGGCTAAATTGATACTCAGCATGGACGGGGTGGTGCTGAAAGAATATCCGCTGAACAAGGAACGCACCACGATAGGCCGCAAGCCGCACAACGATATCGTGATCGACAACCTCGCGGTGAGCAGCGAGCATGCGGCCATCGTCACCATCCTGAACGATTCCTTCCTGGAAGACCTGGATAGCACCAACGGCCTGGCGGTCAACGGCACGCCGACCAAGAAGCATTTCCTGCAGAACAACGACCTGATCGAGATCGGCAAATACAAGCTGAAATACCTGAACGACCAGCCGACGCAGACCTCTGCTGCCGATTTCGAGAAGACCATGGTGCTGCGCGCCCCGGTCAAGATGCCGGTAGGGGAGGCGACCGCGAAGTCGCCGCTGGACGTCACTGTGACGCGAAAAAGCGAGGCAAGCCCGCAACTCAATGTCACGAACAGCGGTGTGCCGGCGGAAGCCGCCGGCGGACAGCTGCCCGTCGCCCTGGTGCAGATATTGAACGGACCCAATGCGGGCAAAGAACTTGAACTGGTGAAGAACCTGACCACGCTGGGCAAACCGGGCGTACAGGTGGCCGTGCTGGCGCGCCGGCCGCACGGTTATTTCATCACTCACGTGGAAGGCGGCAGTTTCCCCACGGTGAACGGTTCGTCCATCGGCGAGCAGCCGCACCAACTGCGCGACCATGACCTCATCGAGCTGGCCGGGGTGAAAATGGAGTTCTACTACAAAACCTGATTACCCAAAGTGATCGGTCAGTGCGCAACCTGCGGGTGTGAAGGTCGGGGTGGCAAGTGAAGAAGCACGCACTTCTTATGGCGCTCGGCATATCGCTTGTCCTCCTGTTCATGGGCGATGCGGCCAGGTTGTATCGCCTCGGCTTCGTCCAGTTCATCGACGCCAAGCTGTACGATTACCGCATGCGTCTCACTCTGCCGAATAAGGCGGACGACCGCATCGTCATCCTCGATATCGACGAAAAAAGCCTGAAGGAAGAAGGACGCTGGCCATGGGGGCGCGACAAGCTGGCCAGGCTGATGGATGAGCTGTTCGATCACTACGGCGTGGTGGTGACGGGTTTCGACGTGGTGTTTGCGGAACGGGACAGCAGCTCCGGCCTGAAGGTCTTGCAGGAGCTGGGGCGCAACCAGCTCAGGAACGTGGCGCAATTCCAGTCGGTCCTGGCGCAGCTCAAGCCCCACCTCGAATACGACAAACTCTTCGCCGACAAGATCAGGCAGCGCAACGTGGTGTTGGGGTATTACTTCAGCAACAGCGAGCACGGCTCGGACCGTAGCGTCTCCGGTGTATTGCCCGAGCCGGTGTTCGCGGCAGGGACGTTCAAAGGGCGACCAATCTCCGTTATGCGCTGGGACAGCTATGGCGCGAACTTGCCGGAATTGCAAGACAGTGCGGCGACGGCCGGACATTTCAATCCGGTGGTGGATTTTGACGGTGAAGTGCGGCGCATACCGATGATCGTCGAATACAACGGGGCGTATTACGAATCCCTGTCGCTGGCGGTGGCACGCGCCGCCTTGGGGATGCCCAAACTGTCGCCGGGATATGCGCCGGGCAAAGACAAGAACTACGGCGGACTGGAGTGGCTGACGCTGGAGTCGTCGCAGGGCGATCTGCTCGTTCCGGTGGATGCCGAGGTCGGTGCGCTGGTGCCGTACCGCGGAGCGCGTGGTACGTTCCGTTATATTTCCGCGGCGGACGTCCTGCATGAGCGCACCCCGCTGGCAGAGCTGCAAGGCAAGATCGTGCTGGTGGGAACCT from Sideroxyarcus emersonii includes:
- a CDS encoding Stp1/IreP family PP2C-type Ser/Thr phosphatase, whose product is MEIKDALEIVSQTNPGMVRSHNEDSVTYDAEIGLVVLADGMGGYNAGEVASGIAVSVLSSEVRHHLEGARPEQLDDSGEELGMTLLRDNVKKANLSIFRAAQSQPQYAGMGTTIVTALFYDDRVAVAHVGDSRMYRLRGDTFEAVTRDHSLLQEQIDGGLISKEDARLSKNKNLVTRAVGIDDDVVPEIQVLEVQVGDIYLLCSDGLNDMVEDEDIGMTLQMLQNNLPLAATQLVQQANDNGGRDNVSVILVKVKGRFSAPLGWWAKLRAWFES
- a CDS encoding FHA domain-containing protein; this translates as MPAKLILSMDGVVLKEYPLNKERTTIGRKPHNDIVIDNLAVSSEHAAIVTILNDSFLEDLDSTNGLAVNGTPTKKHFLQNNDLIEIGKYKLKYLNDQPTQTSAADFEKTMVLRAPVKMPVGEATAKSPLDVTVTRKSEASPQLNVTNSGVPAEAAGGQLPVALVQILNGPNAGKELELVKNLTTLGKPGVQVAVLARRPHGYFITHVEGGSFPTVNGSSIGEQPHQLRDHDLIELAGVKMEFYYKT